CCAACAGGTGGATATACTTTTCCCGGTCATTAAAGCGTCGCGGAAGCAGGACTACTGCAGTTGCCGGTAGCGGAAACAGTCGATGGTGTGGTCGTTGACCATGCCCGTGGCCTGCATGTGGGCGTAAACGATGGTGGAGCCCACGAATTTGAAGCCCCGGTGCTGCAACTCCCGGCTGATGGTGTCCGAGAGGGGCGTGGAGGCCGGAACGTCAGCAATGCTTTTCCAGGCATTGATGATGGGCCGGCCGTCAACGAAACCCCAGATGAAGCCACTGAATGTGCCGAATTCATCCCGGACCTTCAGGAACGCCCGGGCATTGGTTACCGCGGCGCGTACTTTCAAGCGGTTGCGAATAATGCCGGGATTCTGAAGCAGGCTTTGAATGCGTGCGTCATCGTAGCCGGCCACCTTTTCCGGATCAAAGCCATCGAACGCCTCGCGGTAATGCTCCCGTTTGCGCAGCACCGTCAACCAACTCAAACCCGCCTGGGCGCCCTCCAGAACCAGGAATTCAAACAACAGCCTGTCGTCGTGCACGGGAAC
This portion of the Candidatus Aminicenantes bacterium genome encodes:
- a CDS encoding DNA-3-methyladenine glycosylase I, with protein sequence MTRQRCAWVPLNNSLYVTYHDREWGVPVHDDRLLFEFLVLEGAQAGLSWLTVLRKREHYREAFDGFDPEKVAGYDDARIQSLLQNPGIIRNRLKVRAAVTNARAFLKVRDEFGTFSGFIWGFVDGRPIINAWKSIADVPASTPLSDTISRELQHRGFKFVGSTIVYAHMQATGMVNDHTIDCFRYRQLQ